Sequence from the Candidatus Eisenbacteria bacterium genome:
TGTCGCGCCGCACCCCGGAGCTGGAGAGGGTGCCGGACTCGATCGAGGGCTTCGCCGTGGACGTCCGGGTGATCGGGGATGTCCGACCGCTGGGCAGGTAGACTTCCGCGGGTGCGCCCCCGGTAGCGGGTCCCCATCTCTCCACCGCGCCCGGCGGATTCCCTCCCGATGGCACCGCCATGGGGCGATTCAGCGCATCCAGGAAGTTCTCCCACCGGAAGCCCTCCCACGCCGCCTGCTTGGCGCGCCCCGCGAGCGCCAGGAATTCCCCCGGGTGCGCCAGGATCCTCAGCGCGGCCCGGGCCATCGCGTCGCTGGAATCCGCCACGGTCACCCGTGCGCCCAGGGTGGGCCCAAGGCCCGCCGCCCCGTTCGTGGTAGTGACCACCGGCAGCCCCGCGGCGGCCGCCTCGAGGATCTTGTTCTGCATCCCGCTAGAGAACGTGAGCGGCACCACCATCGCGGCGGCCCGGACATACTCCTGCTGGAGGTCCTCGACCCGACCGGCCACCTCGACCCCCGGGATGAATGCCAGGGCCTTCACCGCCGGCGCCGGGGACGCCCCGACGATCCGCACCCGGGCACGCGGCGCCTCCCGCCGCACCCGGGGCAGGATCTCCCGACACAGCCTCTGGACGGCCGCGATGTTGTGGCGCACGTCCAGGCGCCCCACGAACAGCAGCGTCCGGCCATCCGGCTGCCATCCCAGCCGCGGATCCAGCCCGACATTGATGCCCTGCCGGACCACCCGCACCTTGTGTCGCAGGGGGGTGGGGAATTCCGCCGCGTCCACGTCGGAGATCAGCCACACCTCGTCCGCCCATTCCGCCCCGAGCGCTTCCGCGCGCGCCAGCCTCTTCGCCTCCTCGGCGGCCAGCCAGCGCACCGGACCGCGACTGCACTCGGCCATCCGGCGCATGGCCATGGACAGGCAGTCCACGGCCAGCAGGATCCGCCTCCGGGCGCGCACCAGACGGGCGGCGGGCAGCATGCGGACCGCGTGCGCGATCACGCAATCGAAGGGGCCGCGCGCGTCCAGGTCCTGCGCCGCCGCCTCGAAGGCCCGGCTTCGGAAGTAGGCGAGCTGAAACGAATCCCGCCCGGGGAGGGCCAGGACCATCTGGACCGTGGACCGCTCCCGGGCGAGCCGCACCGTCCGCATATCAACCCCGAGGTCACGCATGTACCGCTCGGAGGCGGGAGCCGGAGCGTGCTGACACTGCGCGAGCACATGGAAACGGTGCTTCGGGGAGGCGACCTTCAGCAGCCCCAGGGCGGTGATGCGGTCGCCGCGATCGGGGGGATGGGGGTAGCGAAATGTCAGGAGGGCGATCTTCACAGGGTGCCGTCCTTGCCGGATCGAACGTGCACGGGATGACCGAACTGGCCGCGCTTCACGGCGCCGGCGGCGGCGGGCGCGCATTGCAGGCAAGGGAGGGTCGGCCGAAACTGCGCTGGCATCGGCATCCTATCCCATCACCATGCCCCGTCGCAAGCCGCACCGGGATGCCGTCGGGTCAGGACGCCTCCCCCTGCCACTCGATTCGACTCCGCCCCTCGGGCCCGTCCACCGGGAGCAGCAGCCCCCACAGGAACGCCAGCGGTGGTCCCGCGAAGACCAGGTTGAGCGTGAAATTGGAAGTGCACACGACGGCCATGAGCAGCGTGTTGGCAAG
This genomic interval carries:
- a CDS encoding glycosyltransferase encodes the protein MKIALLTFRYPHPPDRGDRITALGLLKVASPKHRFHVLAQCQHAPAPASERYMRDLGVDMRTVRLARERSTVQMVLALPGRDSFQLAYFRSRAFEAAAQDLDARGPFDCVIAHAVRMLPAARLVRARRRILLAVDCLSMAMRRMAECSRGPVRWLAAEEAKRLARAEALGAEWADEVWLISDVDAAEFPTPLRHKVRVVRQGINVGLDPRLGWQPDGRTLLFVGRLDVRHNIAAVQRLCREILPRVRREAPRARVRIVGASPAPAVKALAFIPGVEVAGRVEDLQQEYVRAAAMVVPLTFSSGMQNKILEAAAAGLPVVTTTNGAAGLGPTLGARVTVADSSDAMARAALRILAHPGEFLALAGRAKQAAWEGFRWENFLDALNRPMAVPSGGNPPGAVERWGPATGGAPAEVYLPSGRTSPITRTSTAKPSIESGTLSSSGVRRDT